From a region of the Panicum virgatum strain AP13 chromosome 2K, P.virgatum_v5, whole genome shotgun sequence genome:
- the LOC120695848 gene encoding protein G1-like — MSSSGGAGAGCSSPAQRPSRYESQKRRDWQTFTRRGTGPARPENAGDGAGVGANPFAARAVRLYLRDVRAAQARAHGISYSGRKKKRNKPQQQGTTCAASKQDGHGGAGALPHGNTTPSIIMAPAVPPPHHHSNPPPPPPPAYLTGVPFECCDHGSVFGGPTAANGAAGFYLPLLFNTFG; from the coding sequence ATGTCGTcgtcgggcggcgcgggcgcgggctgctcgtcgccggcgcagcGGCCGAGCCGGTACGAGTCGCAGAAGCGGCGGGACTGGCAGACCTTCACGCGCCGCGGGACCGGGCCGGCGCGGCCCGAgaacgccggcgacggcgccggcgtcggcgccaaCCCcttcgccgcgcgcgccgtcaGGCTGTACCTGCGCGACGTCCGCGCCGCGCAGGCCAGGGCTCACGGCATCTCCTAcagcgggaggaagaagaagcggaacaagccgcagcagcagggcaccacctgcgccgcctccaagcaggacggccacggcggcgcgggcgcgctcCCTCACGGGAACACCACGCCGTCAATAATAATGGCTCCTGCGGTGCCGCCGCCACATCACCATTCaaatcctccgccgccgccgccgccggcgtaccTCACCGGTGTGCCCTTCGAGTGCTGCGACCACGGCAGCGTGTTCGGAGGACCGACTGCGGCCAACGGTGCGGCTGGCTTCTACCTGCCATTGCTGTTCAACACGTTTGGCTAG
- the LOC120695846 gene encoding transcription factor JUNGBRUNNEN 1-like, giving the protein MPTRSSSSSMVQEQHHMAKERSLEMKGIDRGEGAAEEVVLVGDEEEEDMLPGFRFHPTDEELVTFYLRRKVAGKRLSIEIIKDFDIYKHDPWDLPKSSTISGEKEWYFFCLRGRKYRNSIRPNRVTGSGFWKATGIDRPIYSAAAGRAGDSIGLKKSLVFYRGSAGKGTKTEWMMHEFRLPPRPESPHTSPSEQEAEVWTICRIFRRSITYKKHPQQQQVAGKVSTAAVAQPDSSSITGSLESDTGDEYTNGGLRPPPQAQAISSVNDGYGYGYSSQQFQGQWNSSALHAAATAPLPSPTTMAAFHHGVLSSPAAPDDMYYKDGSSWDDIGRMMMELTDDLFYDSRHA; this is encoded by the exons ATGCCGACGAGATCGTCATCGTCGTCAATGGTGCAAGAGCAGCACCACATGGCAAAGGAGAGAAGTCTAGAGATGAAGGGTATCGACCGTGGAGaaggagcggcggaggaggtggtgcttgtcggggacgaggaggaagaagacatgCTCCCCGGGTTCCGGTTCCACCCCACCGACGAGGAGCTCGTCACCTTCTACCTCCGGCGGAAGGTGGCCGGGAAGCGGCTCAGCATCGAGATCATCAAGGATTTTGACATTTACAAGCATGATCCTTGGGACCTTCCAA AGTCAAGCACGATCTCAGGGGAGAAGGAATGGTACTTCTTCTGCCTGCGAGGGAGGAAGTACAGGAACAGCATCAGGCCCAACAGGGTCACCGGCTCCGGCTTCTGGAAGGCCACCGGCATCGACCGGCCGATATACTCTGCCGCCGCTGGTCGCGCCGGCGACTCCATCGGCCTGAAGAAGTCCCTCGTCTTCTACCGCGGCAGCGCCGGCAAGGGCACCAAGACGGAGTGGATGATGCACGAGTtccgcctcccgccgcgcccagaaagCCCCCACACCTCGCCCAGCGAGCAAGAAGCG GAAGTGTGGACCATCTGCCGGATCTTCAGGAGGAGCATCACCTACAAGAAGCACCCGCAACAGCAGCAGGTCGCCGGCAAGGTGTCCACCGCGGCCGTCGCGCAGCCCGACTCGAGTTCCATCACCGGCAGCCTCGAGTCGGACACCGGGGACGAGTACACGAACGGCGGCCTGCGGCCGCCACCACAGGCTCAGGCGATCAGCAGCGTGAACGACGGCTACGGCTACGGCTACAGCAGCCAACAGTTTCAGGGGCAATGGAACAGTAGCGCGCTGcacgcggcggccacggccccgctgccgtcgccgacgacgatGGCCGCGTTCCACCACGGCGTGCTTAGTagccccgccgcgccggacgACATGTACTACAAGGATGGCAGCAGCTGGGACGACATTGGGAGGATGATGATGGAGCTGACGGACGACTTGTTCTATGACAGTAGACATGCCTAG